A genomic segment from uncultured Marinifilum sp. encodes:
- a CDS encoding OsmC family protein has product MTDMKFRVRAKSETPTKTVVKARGFELIIDEPEELGGGNEGANPVEFLLAAYCGCINVMSHVIAKEMDIELRSVKINMAGELNPERLFGTSFEERAGYKGIEVTIEPDCDASKDELAKWLEAIEDRCPVSDNIKNLTPVDLKLKQKK; this is encoded by the coding sequence ATGACAGATATGAAATTTAGAGTTAGAGCCAAAAGCGAAACTCCGACAAAAACAGTTGTTAAAGCAAGAGGATTTGAATTAATTATTGATGAACCAGAAGAATTAGGGGGAGGCAACGAAGGGGCAAATCCTGTTGAATTTCTTTTGGCTGCATATTGTGGTTGTATTAATGTAATGTCTCATGTTATTGCAAAAGAGATGGATATCGAGTTAAGATCGGTAAAAATTAATATGGCTGGAGAATTAAATCCAGAGCGTTTGTTTGGAACATCCTTCGAAGAAAGAGCTGGTTATAAAGGTATAGAAGTGACAATAGAGCCCGATTGTGATGCCAGTAAAGATGAGTTGGCAAAATGGTTAGAAGCTATTGAAGATCGTTGTCCTGTATCTGATAATATTAAAAATTTAACTCCTGTAGACTTAAAATTAAAACAGAAAAAATAG
- a CDS encoding TlpA disulfide reductase family protein: protein MRTLMFLLVVLSFPIQSMAQNVSISGIAPAYAGDNLTIKFHSEAFTYQEKTIHEFDINSDGSFSADFKIDQTQLFFIPLGVYKGFIYLEPGKKYEIKLPPKQELTPAQKLNPFFETEELMLGVANASKNDLNFLIRTLDDNLDSYINQNFHKIYRKKELSLGVEFSNQLKKQYQPIKNVYFKEYLKYRLGFLEFLANPNAFAKIENKYFLNQNFQTNNPAFLSLYKKQYGNFFNGYFKQKESVGLSKAFKSTDTYNQISLLMQKYPAYKNLQLRNIIIASSIFDSYTRKFIGKEKTLSVIKDILKSTTNAYNKKVCNNYIAKITHLQKNYPAPNFSIENHSLVNYKGKYLYLNFCNTQSYSCIQDFKEIEKLKQQFGKYVNFLSIACDWKEASVTKFLEKNNYSWPIIPIGNQHQLIHEYKVKAFPSYVLIDPKGNIVKAPAAGPKENIRMEFIKIVRDAAIKSNKSHHNK, encoded by the coding sequence ATGAGAACATTAATGTTTTTACTGGTTGTTTTGAGCTTTCCGATTCAATCTATGGCTCAAAATGTTAGCATAAGTGGTATAGCTCCTGCTTATGCTGGAGATAATTTAACAATAAAATTTCACTCCGAAGCTTTTACCTATCAGGAAAAAACAATTCATGAATTCGATATTAATTCGGATGGAAGTTTTTCTGCTGATTTTAAAATAGACCAAACACAATTATTTTTTATCCCTTTAGGAGTTTATAAAGGTTTCATTTACCTCGAACCAGGTAAAAAATATGAAATTAAATTACCCCCAAAACAGGAATTAACACCAGCTCAAAAACTTAACCCTTTTTTCGAAACCGAAGAATTAATGTTAGGTGTTGCCAATGCCAGTAAAAACGATTTGAATTTTTTAATTCGCACATTAGACGACAATCTAGATTCATATATAAATCAAAACTTTCATAAAATTTATAGAAAAAAAGAACTCTCCTTGGGAGTTGAGTTTTCTAATCAGTTAAAAAAACAATACCAACCCATTAAAAATGTTTATTTTAAAGAATATTTAAAATACCGTTTAGGCTTTTTAGAGTTTTTAGCCAATCCTAATGCATTTGCAAAAATTGAAAATAAATATTTTCTGAACCAAAACTTTCAAACCAATAACCCAGCTTTTTTAAGCCTGTATAAAAAACAATATGGAAATTTCTTTAACGGATATTTTAAACAAAAAGAATCGGTAGGATTAAGTAAAGCATTTAAATCGACAGATACTTACAATCAAATTTCATTATTAATGCAAAAATATCCTGCATATAAAAATTTGCAGTTAAGAAATATAATTATTGCCAGTTCTATTTTCGATTCCTACACGCGTAAATTTATTGGTAAAGAAAAAACTCTTTCGGTTATTAAAGATATTCTTAAATCAACTACCAATGCTTACAACAAAAAAGTATGTAATAATTACATTGCTAAAATTACACATCTGCAAAAGAATTATCCAGCTCCCAATTTTTCAATCGAAAATCATTCTTTAGTCAATTACAAAGGCAAATATTTATATCTGAATTTTTGTAATACACAAAGCTATTCCTGTATTCAGGATTTTAAAGAAATTGAAAAACTAAAACAACAATTTGGTAAATACGTTAATTTTCTGAGTATTGCATGCGATTGGAAGGAAGCAAGTGTGACAAAATTTCTCGAAAAAAATAACTACTCTTGGCCTATTATACCCATAGGAAACCAACACCAATTAATTCATGAGTACAAAGTTAAAGCATTTCCAAGTTATGTGCTTATCGACCCAAAAGGAAATATTGTAAAGGCGCCCGCTGCTGGTCCTAAAGAAAATATACGAATGGAGTTTATAAAAATTGTAAGGGATGCAGCAATAAAATCAAACAAAAGCCACCACAATAAATAG
- a CDS encoding serine hydrolase encodes MSRISKIVLVIGVLAAAWMILAPNYLRTSLIHWYANIDDYKIFENKEVLVENGIDWPEADSYNKQELDLEDREYLESHETVAYLIIQNGKLIHEEYWDNYATNSHSNIFSATKSIVSLLIGIAIDEGKIKSVDEEIGNYLPEFSSEKSGQITIKELLTMSSGLDWNETYSSPTSITTQAYYGKHLREVSTHQKLIEKPGIRFRYQSGNTQLLAFIVEQATGETIAKYAERKLWKPMNAVEPALWSVDKKDGDEKSFCCFNTNARDAARFGQLVLNKGQWNGKQLISQDYIAEATSAADYLLNEEKTAPLNFYGYQYWILPYKGMNIPYMRGHRGQYIYSIAEKNAVVVRFGKLKDKQHKGAITMDIEKYIDIALKILK; translated from the coding sequence ATGTCACGAATAAGCAAAATTGTTTTAGTAATAGGAGTTTTAGCTGCCGCTTGGATGATACTTGCACCCAATTATTTGCGTACCAGTTTAATTCACTGGTATGCCAATATCGACGACTATAAAATTTTCGAAAATAAAGAAGTTTTAGTCGAAAATGGTATAGATTGGCCCGAAGCCGATTCCTATAACAAGCAAGAATTAGATTTGGAAGACAGAGAATACCTAGAGTCTCACGAAACAGTTGCTTATTTAATTATACAAAACGGAAAACTTATTCACGAAGAGTATTGGGATAATTACGCAACTAATTCACACTCAAATATTTTTTCGGCAACCAAAAGTATTGTTAGCCTTTTAATCGGTATTGCTATTGACGAGGGCAAAATTAAATCGGTTGACGAAGAAATTGGTAATTACTTACCTGAATTTTCGAGTGAAAAAAGTGGGCAAATCACTATAAAAGAGCTTTTAACAATGAGTTCAGGTCTAGATTGGAATGAGACTTACAGCAGCCCAACATCTATTACAACCCAAGCTTATTATGGTAAACACCTTCGAGAGGTAAGTACACATCAAAAGTTAATCGAAAAACCCGGAATTAGGTTCAGATATCAGAGTGGAAACACGCAATTACTTGCTTTTATTGTTGAACAAGCAACTGGCGAAACCATTGCAAAATATGCCGAAAGAAAGCTATGGAAGCCAATGAATGCAGTTGAACCAGCTCTTTGGAGTGTAGACAAAAAAGATGGCGATGAGAAATCGTTTTGCTGCTTTAATACAAATGCTAGAGATGCAGCACGATTTGGTCAGCTGGTTTTAAATAAAGGTCAGTGGAATGGTAAGCAATTGATTTCGCAAGATTATATTGCAGAGGCCACAAGTGCGGCAGATTATCTATTAAACGAAGAAAAAACAGCTCCTCTTAATTTTTACGGATATCAGTATTGGATTTTACCTTACAAAGGAATGAATATTCCTTATATGAGAGGACACAGAGGACAATACATATATAGTATTGCAGAGAAAAATGCTGTTGTAGTACGCTTTGGAAAATTAAAAGACAAACAGCATAAAGGTGCAATTACAATGGATATTGAAAAATATATCGATATTGCTTTAAAAATTTTAAAATAG
- the coaD gene encoding pantetheine-phosphate adenylyltransferase: MERIAIFPGSFDPFTIGHESIVSRALPLFDKIIIAIGYNSEKKQFFPIEKRIQWIKEAFNNNPKIEVETFAGLTVGYCQEKNAGFILRGLRTAADFEYERAIAQTNKKMAYEIESVFLLTTPEHTMITSTIVRDIIRHGGDASQFLPIVDDPDAYKLNF, from the coding sequence ATGGAACGCATTGCTATTTTCCCGGGATCATTTGACCCTTTTACCATTGGACACGAATCGATTGTTAGCCGGGCTTTACCTTTATTCGATAAAATTATTATTGCCATTGGATATAACTCTGAAAAGAAACAGTTTTTCCCAATAGAAAAAAGAATTCAATGGATAAAAGAAGCATTTAACAACAATCCTAAAATTGAAGTAGAAACTTTTGCAGGATTAACGGTAGGCTACTGTCAAGAAAAAAACGCTGGATTTATTTTACGCGGACTAAGAACTGCTGCCGATTTTGAGTATGAAAGAGCCATAGCACAAACCAATAAGAAAATGGCTTACGAAATTGAATCAGTATTTCTTTTAACTACTCCTGAGCATACAATGATTACATCGACCATTGTTAGAGATATTATTCGCCACGGAGGAGATGCATCTCAATTTTTACCAATAGTAGATGATCCTGATGCATATAAACTAAACTTTTAA
- a CDS encoding helical backbone metal receptor translates to MSEFIKISDDLGREVSIPFPPKRIISTVPSTTEFLFDLGLENKIISRTRFCRYPQEKIKQLPNIGGPKNLYLDKIEMLNPDLILANEEENDKAQIEFLMDKYPVYVSKIRNLDNALNNIINTGKITNTNAKAFEIAHSIKANFSKIQKKKRKIKSLYLIWKDPYISVSKNTFINSMLDICGFENLINNSEKRYPSISKEEIQALDPELILLSSEPFPFESIHKEQLQQIVPNAQIELVDGEMFAWYESHLLKASSYFTKIITQFRK, encoded by the coding sequence ATGAGCGAATTTATTAAAATAAGCGACGATTTAGGGAGAGAAGTTAGTATTCCCTTTCCTCCGAAAAGAATTATTTCTACGGTTCCTTCAACCACCGAATTTCTATTCGATTTAGGCTTGGAAAATAAAATAATTTCTCGAACACGCTTTTGCAGATATCCTCAGGAAAAGATAAAACAATTACCAAATATTGGTGGTCCAAAAAATTTATATCTCGATAAAATTGAGATGCTAAATCCTGATTTAATTTTGGCAAACGAAGAAGAAAACGACAAAGCCCAAATTGAATTCTTAATGGATAAATACCCTGTTTATGTATCTAAAATTAGAAATCTCGATAACGCTTTAAACAATATCATTAATACAGGTAAAATTACCAATACAAACGCTAAGGCCTTTGAAATTGCGCATTCGATAAAAGCTAATTTTAGTAAAATCCAAAAAAAGAAAAGAAAAATTAAAAGCCTGTATCTTATTTGGAAAGATCCATATATTAGTGTTAGCAAAAATACATTTATTAATTCTATGCTCGATATTTGTGGTTTTGAAAACCTAATTAATAATTCTGAAAAAAGATATCCCAGTATCAGCAAAGAAGAAATTCAAGCTTTAGATCCTGAGTTAATATTACTTTCGTCGGAGCCATTCCCTTTCGAATCGATACACAAAGAACAACTACAACAAATTGTACCAAATGCACAAATCGAATTGGTAGATGGCGAAATGTTCGCTTGGTACGAATCGCACTTGCTAAAAGCAAGTAGCTATTTTACTAAAATAATTACTCAATTTCGTAAATAA
- a CDS encoding amino acid permease: MPDNLLKTKANFGTMPVFMTAISTILGAILFLRFGWAVGNVGFIGVIGIIILGHLVTIPTAMAVAEIATNQKVLGGGAYYIISRSFGLNIGAAIGITLYLSQAISVAFYVIAFAEAFDPLIRWIADNYGWLIYDKRAISIPTMTILSVLFLYRGANVGMKALYVVVATLGVSLFMFFLGSPTDAPTEIVLDATVENPKSFFYVFTIVFPAFTGLAAGLGLSGDLKDPRKSIPRGTIWATIGGLVVYIWAAYKFTISANPDDLVGDQLIMSRIAIWGPIIPIGLAAASLSSALGSIMVAPRTLQAIGLDDIFPQKGLNKWLKSENKKNNEPVNASAVSIIIAFVFVFIGDVDFVAQIISMFFMVTYGAICLISFLEHFAADPSYRPTFRSKWYLSLMGALFSFWIMFQMNMSYAILSLIIMGGIYYGINVTSKEHRGLAKLFRGVVFQLSRHLQIFAQRAEKGDRELSWRPFAICISQDSFKRRSAFDLLRWISYKYGFGTYIHFLEGFLNEDTNNESKKVMNRLINLASGSKNRVYLDTIISPSMTSAIAQVMQLSGISGHGYNSILFEFSRTEPERLNYVIDNYNLLESTHFDVCILNTSYKGFGYQKEIHVWIGANDLENANLMILLAYIIQGHPDWKKGTIKIFAIYPEDQFNTQKEKLLGLIKSGRLPISPSNIELINANYANKKQVIMQNSMDADLSILGFNHEDVDQEGVDLFTGFEDMGNILFVSSYKEINIK, from the coding sequence ATGCCTGATAATTTACTGAAAACCAAAGCTAACTTTGGCACTATGCCAGTTTTTATGACTGCTATTTCAACCATTTTAGGAGCAATTTTGTTCCTCCGATTTGGATGGGCAGTAGGAAACGTAGGATTTATTGGAGTAATTGGCATCATTATTTTAGGCCATTTGGTTACCATACCAACAGCAATGGCAGTAGCCGAAATTGCTACCAATCAAAAAGTACTGGGTGGCGGTGCTTATTACATTATTTCCCGTTCGTTCGGATTAAATATTGGAGCTGCAATTGGAATTACTCTATATTTATCACAAGCAATATCGGTAGCATTTTATGTAATTGCCTTTGCCGAAGCATTCGATCCGCTTATTCGATGGATAGCAGATAATTACGGATGGCTAATATACGATAAAAGAGCAATTAGCATTCCCACAATGACCATTTTATCGGTTCTTTTTCTTTATAGAGGAGCCAATGTAGGTATGAAAGCTTTATATGTTGTAGTGGCAACTCTTGGAGTATCCTTGTTCATGTTTTTTCTTGGATCGCCTACCGATGCACCTACCGAAATTGTTTTAGATGCAACAGTAGAAAACCCTAAGAGTTTCTTTTATGTATTTACAATTGTATTTCCGGCATTTACAGGTTTAGCCGCAGGCTTGGGCCTCTCCGGAGACCTAAAAGATCCTAGAAAATCGATTCCAAGGGGAACAATTTGGGCTACAATAGGAGGATTGGTGGTTTACATTTGGGCAGCCTATAAATTTACTATCTCAGCAAATCCTGACGACTTAGTAGGCGATCAGCTTATTATGAGTAGAATAGCAATTTGGGGCCCAATTATACCAATTGGTTTAGCTGCAGCATCTTTATCGTCGGCCTTAGGCTCAATAATGGTAGCTCCCCGAACTCTGCAGGCAATTGGCTTAGACGATATATTTCCGCAAAAAGGTTTAAACAAGTGGTTAAAATCCGAAAACAAAAAAAATAACGAACCTGTTAACGCATCGGCAGTTTCTATTATAATTGCTTTTGTATTTGTTTTTATTGGCGATGTTGATTTTGTTGCACAAATTATTTCAATGTTTTTTATGGTTACTTATGGTGCCATTTGCTTGATTTCTTTCCTGGAACATTTTGCAGCAGATCCGTCGTACCGACCTACTTTCCGTTCCAAATGGTATCTTTCTTTAATGGGAGCTCTATTTTCTTTCTGGATCATGTTTCAAATGAATATGAGTTATGCCATCTTGTCATTAATAATAATGGGTGGAATATATTATGGCATTAATGTAACCAGCAAAGAGCATCGTGGTTTAGCAAAACTTTTTAGAGGAGTAGTTTTTCAGTTAAGCAGGCATTTGCAGATATTTGCACAGCGTGCCGAAAAAGGCGACCGCGAATTAAGCTGGAGACCCTTTGCAATTTGTATTTCGCAAGATTCATTTAAACGCCGTTCCGCATTCGATCTGTTGCGATGGATATCTTACAAATACGGATTTGGAACATACATTCACTTTTTGGAGGGATTCTTAAATGAAGATACCAACAACGAGTCGAAAAAGGTGATGAACAGACTTATTAATTTGGCTTCGGGGAGCAAAAACCGAGTGTACCTCGATACAATTATTAGTCCGTCTATGACTTCAGCAATTGCCCAAGTAATGCAACTTTCCGGAATATCCGGACACGGTTATAACTCCATTTTATTTGAATTTTCACGAACTGAACCCGAGAGATTAAACTATGTAATCGACAATTATAATTTACTTGAATCTACACATTTCGATGTTTGTATTTTAAATACTTCATATAAAGGATTTGGTTATCAGAAAGAAATTCATGTTTGGATTGGAGCCAATGATCTTGAAAATGCGAACCTAATGATTCTTTTGGCATACATTATTCAGGGACATCCCGATTGGAAAAAAGGAACCATTAAAATATTTGCTATTTACCCTGAAGATCAGTTCAATACTCAAAAGGAAAAATTATTGGGGCTTATTAAATCGGGAAGATTACCAATATCGCCAAGTAATATTGAACTAATTAATGCCAATTATGCCAATAAAAAACAAGTAATTATGCAAAACTCTATGGATGCCGACTTAAGCATACTTGGTTTTAACCACGAAGATGTTGACCAAGAAGGCGTTGATTTATTTACAGGTTTTGAAGACATGGGCAATATTTTATTCGTAAGTTCATATAAAGAAATTAACATAAAATAA
- a CDS encoding DUF4369 domain-containing protein, with product MKKILFLLFISFHTIFLSLAQEKEFVLQGMIGGLQEKNIYLYKDNGENLELIDSVQTKNGEFKFSGKCTQAFAAELRISQGKRGKIFISPTIMNLFVHKDKMKHGFLIGKLKGSPAQDRYEDYQLKLNKNNKEKLKIADNLEIAEVQSDSVQKANFMAEYGRLNHFKDDYYYKYASSPVIPYLIYQDYFAAKRDLQYIKKQLKTLKLANPNGMYVKNLAKRVEIISRLKNKGQFPNIQEETLTGKQFNLNQLKGKYVLLYIWRAWFPEQNEKYYQAIQELTTKYPKLSVVSIIRNSSYNMIRIPGTNKGKHWSPQAKAELNCIEIESLDKSVELVRYLGRSLQIFLLDKNGKILFNQTELNSDKLYSQLSKYLSN from the coding sequence ATGAAAAAAATATTGTTTTTACTATTTATCAGCTTCCACACCATATTTCTTTCTTTAGCACAAGAAAAAGAATTTGTACTACAAGGAATGATTGGTGGATTACAAGAGAAAAATATTTATCTGTATAAAGATAATGGTGAAAATCTTGAATTAATTGACTCGGTACAAACCAAAAATGGAGAATTTAAATTTTCTGGCAAATGTACTCAGGCTTTTGCCGCCGAGCTTCGAATATCACAAGGAAAAAGAGGGAAAATCTTTATATCCCCAACAATAATGAATCTTTTTGTTCATAAAGATAAAATGAAGCATGGCTTTTTAATTGGAAAATTAAAAGGATCTCCTGCACAAGACCGATACGAAGATTATCAGTTAAAACTTAATAAAAACAACAAAGAAAAGCTTAAAATTGCCGATAATCTTGAAATAGCAGAAGTACAATCCGACTCTGTACAAAAAGCAAATTTTATGGCAGAATATGGACGTTTAAACCACTTTAAAGATGATTATTACTACAAATATGCATCCTCGCCAGTAATTCCGTATCTTATTTATCAGGATTATTTTGCGGCAAAAAGAGATTTACAATACATTAAAAAACAACTAAAAACCTTAAAGCTTGCTAATCCTAATGGCATGTATGTTAAAAATCTTGCAAAAAGAGTAGAAATTATCAGTCGCCTTAAAAACAAAGGTCAATTTCCTAATATCCAAGAAGAAACACTTACCGGAAAGCAGTTCAACTTAAATCAACTAAAAGGTAAATATGTGCTTCTTTACATTTGGCGAGCTTGGTTTCCCGAGCAAAACGAAAAGTATTATCAGGCTATTCAAGAGTTAACTACAAAATATCCAAAACTTAGTGTTGTAAGTATCATTCGAAATTCATCGTATAATATGATTAGAATTCCAGGTACAAACAAAGGAAAACACTGGTCGCCACAAGCTAAAGCAGAATTAAACTGTATTGAAATAGAAAGTCTCGATAAAAGTGTTGAACTTGTAAGATATTTGGGGAGAAGTCTACAAATTTTCCTTCTCGATAAAAATGGTAAAATTCTTTTCAATCAAACTGAATTAAACTCAGATAAACTCTACTCTCAACTTTCTAAATATCTTTCGAACTAA
- the hydF gene encoding [FeFe] hydrogenase H-cluster maturation GTPase HydF, which produces MGRERRPHIGIFGRRNNGKSTLINFLADQEIAIVSDVAGTTTDPVKKSFEITGFGPVILIDTAGIDDTGMLGEKRILKTNQTIKIIDLAILVITHNKFEEFELSLIKKFKKQDVPFIAVHNKEDLEQINTNTRKLLNVEDCKDILPFSQVSRNIEDIIKSIKNTIPESAFTNPSLLGDLISYGDIVLLITPIDIEAPEGRLILPQVQAIRDILDNDAVSIVLKEREVDAFLSKTGIKPKLVVTDSQVFLKAAASIPSDIALTSFSIMLAHFKGNFSAYLQGTPKISELKDGDKVLILESCSHHTSCDDIGRVKIPRWISNYTGKQLEFVVIAGLDEIPGQITDYALLIQCGGCMITPKQLKNRLQAAIDAGIPVTNYGMAISYVQGIYNRAVAPFAKTEDSSLDYL; this is translated from the coding sequence ATGGGAAGAGAACGCCGACCACATATTGGAATTTTTGGAAGAAGAAATAATGGTAAAAGTACTCTGATCAACTTTTTAGCTGATCAGGAAATTGCAATTGTTTCGGATGTTGCCGGAACAACTACCGATCCGGTAAAAAAATCATTTGAAATTACCGGTTTTGGTCCTGTAATTTTAATCGATACCGCTGGCATTGATGATACAGGAATGCTTGGCGAAAAAAGGATTCTGAAAACCAATCAGACAATAAAAATTATCGATCTAGCAATTTTGGTAATTACCCATAATAAGTTCGAAGAATTTGAACTATCACTCATTAAAAAATTTAAAAAACAAGATGTACCCTTTATTGCAGTTCACAATAAAGAAGATCTTGAACAAATAAATACAAATACCCGCAAATTACTCAATGTAGAAGACTGCAAAGATATTCTTCCCTTTTCACAAGTCAGTAGAAATATCGAAGACATAATAAAAAGTATAAAAAATACTATTCCCGAATCGGCTTTTACAAATCCATCGCTACTGGGCGATTTAATTTCATATGGTGATATTGTTCTATTAATAACCCCAATAGATATTGAAGCTCCCGAAGGACGACTAATATTACCACAAGTGCAGGCAATTCGTGATATTTTAGATAATGATGCCGTTTCCATTGTATTAAAAGAACGGGAAGTAGATGCTTTTCTTAGCAAAACAGGTATAAAACCAAAATTAGTTGTTACCGATAGTCAGGTATTTTTAAAGGCTGCAGCTTCTATTCCTTCGGATATTGCATTAACCAGTTTTAGTATTATGCTGGCACATTTTAAAGGTAACTTTAGTGCTTATTTACAAGGAACACCAAAAATATCTGAATTAAAAGATGGAGATAAAGTTCTTATTCTCGAAAGCTGCTCACATCATACCTCTTGCGATGATATTGGAAGAGTTAAAATACCACGATGGATCTCAAATTATACAGGTAAGCAACTGGAATTTGTTGTAATTGCCGGCTTAGACGAAATTCCTGGCCAAATAACTGATTATGCTCTATTGATTCAATGTGGTGGTTGCATGATTACTCCCAAGCAATTAAAAAACAGACTACAAGCAGCTATTGATGCTGGTATTCCTGTCACCAATTACGGAATGGCAATATCCTATGTGCAAGGAATATACAACAGAGCTGTAGCCCCATTTGCTAAAACCGAGGACTCATCATTAGACTATCTGTAA
- a CDS encoding lyase family protein: protein MRTESDFIGQREIPKNALWGIHSLRAKENFPDNTPFHKEWFMAVGTVKQACYTTYLDFLQGISKKYPNQDFPFKLIDKNLIEILKNAASEVKEGKHFENFIVPAIQGGAGTSINMNVNEIIANRALQIKGENCGDYNKIDPFEHANIFQSTNDVIPTALKVAAIKLLQKLENSINNLRGRVEKTEKANRNVLRQGYTQMQAAVPSSYDKLFSTYNNALSRDWWRISKCFERIKEVNMGGGAIGTGLSIPRFFIMEVVPNLQKLTGLPITRSENLSDATANQDSFVEVHAILKAHAVNLEKMASDLRLLASDLFHNREVYLPQKQVGSSIMPGKINPVIPEFIISTSHKIYSNDLMISNLAGQGCLELNAYLPSIGHALLDSIKLLIAANNTLAENLFANLHIETNHRLENVLKNPSVATALSPYIGYHQAAKLANEMKNNKISVVEANTNLKIMNSKTLHKLIQPEELLKMGFIISDTINNE, encoded by the coding sequence ATGAGAACCGAATCAGATTTTATAGGACAAAGAGAAATTCCCAAAAATGCACTTTGGGGAATCCATTCGCTTCGTGCAAAAGAGAATTTTCCAGATAATACTCCATTTCATAAAGAATGGTTTATGGCGGTAGGAACTGTAAAACAAGCCTGCTACACTACATATTTAGATTTTCTACAAGGAATATCTAAAAAATACCCTAATCAGGATTTTCCTTTTAAATTAATCGATAAAAATCTGATTGAAATTCTTAAAAATGCAGCCTCGGAAGTGAAAGAAGGCAAGCATTTTGAAAATTTTATAGTGCCTGCAATTCAAGGTGGTGCCGGCACTAGTATTAACATGAATGTAAACGAGATTATCGCAAACAGAGCTCTTCAAATTAAAGGCGAAAATTGTGGTGATTACAATAAAATTGATCCTTTCGAACATGCTAATATTTTTCAGTCTACCAACGATGTAATTCCAACTGCACTTAAAGTTGCTGCCATAAAATTGTTGCAAAAACTAGAAAATTCCATCAACAATTTAAGAGGACGAGTCGAAAAAACCGAAAAGGCAAATCGAAATGTATTACGACAAGGATACACTCAAATGCAAGCGGCAGTTCCCTCTTCTTACGATAAATTATTTAGTACATATAACAATGCGCTTTCGCGCGATTGGTGGAGAATTTCAAAATGCTTCGAACGAATAAAAGAGGTAAATATGGGCGGTGGAGCAATTGGTACAGGCTTATCTATTCCCCGTTTTTTTATTATGGAAGTGGTTCCTAATTTACAGAAATTAACTGGGCTTCCCATTACCCGATCGGAAAATTTATCGGATGCAACGGCCAATCAGGATTCTTTTGTAGAGGTTCATGCCATACTAAAAGCACATGCAGTAAACCTCGAAAAAATGGCTTCCGATTTGCGCCTTTTGGCTTCTGACCTATTCCATAACAGAGAAGTTTATTTACCACAAAAACAAGTGGGTAGTTCAATTATGCCTGGAAAAATAAACCCTGTAATACCCGAATTTATTATTAGTACGAGTCATAAGATTTACTCTAACGATTTGATGATTAGTAATTTAGCAGGACAAGGCTGTTTAGAACTAAATGCCTATCTCCCATCTATAGGACATGCGCTACTCGATAGCATAAAACTACTAATTGCCGCCAATAATACTTTGGCTGAAAATTTATTCGCCAATTTACATATCGAAACAAATCATCGTTTAGAAAATGTATTAAAAAACCCATCGGTAGCAACCGCTTTATCTCCCTATATTGGATATCATCAAGCGGCAAAATTAGCTAACGAAATGAAAAATAATAAAATTTCTGTTGTTGAAGCCAACACTAATTTAAAAATAATGAATTCTAAAACATTACATAAGCTCATTCAGCCCGAAGAACTTTTAAAAATGGGTTTCATAATAAGCGACACAATTAACAATGAGTAA